In Beijerinckia indica subsp. indica ATCC 9039, the genomic window GGAGCGGCTGTGAGGCTTCCAGAAGCCGGCCGCGCACGAGGGAATGCACGCCATCGGCACCGATCAGGCAATCGCCCTCGAACGTGCTTTTGATTTGTCCGTGCTTGACGACGATGCGGACGCCGTCGGCGCCCGAGGCAAAACCGGCGACGGTCGAACCCAGTCTCAAGCTGATGTTTTCATGCAGCGCGAGCGTTTCGAGCAGAGCGCGTTGCAGATCGGCCCGATGCGCCAGGAGGTAGGGGGCGCCCCAAAGATGTTCGGCTTCATGCAAAGGCAGACGGATGAGAGAGGCGCCGTCACGCGCCCGACGGAGCACGAGCTCTTGCGGTCTCAGCGCGGCGTGCTCCAGATGCGGCAGCACGCCGAGCCCCCGCAAAATGGCGCTGGCATTGGGAGAGAGTTGCAGCCCGGCCCCCACCTCTTCGAGGACGGGCGCCTGTTCGAACAGACTGATGCGCCAACCCTGCCGCGCAAGACAGAGAGCAGCCGTCAGGCCACCGATGCCGGCGCCGGCAATGAGCGCATGGGACTGGCGCATGCAATTGTCTAGGGTGCGAACATTTCGGGCGGGATCAGAAAACCATCAGGCCGTGGCATTGGTGGTTTCGAGAGCGGGCTCGAAACGGCATTCCGGCGGCTCGCATCCCCCATGCAGGCTGGCGTCATAAACATAATGTGTCGAGCAATAGGGGCAGATCGCTTCGTTGTCGTCACCCATATCGATGAAAATATGGGGATGGTCACAAGGCGGCAAGGCGCCGACGCACATGAATTCCTTGGCGCCGACACGCACGGTTTCGACACCCGGTTGGTTATGAAAATGCGGAGTGCTGTGCGAAGCCATCAGGACCAACTCCAGAATGCGCGAACGGGACTGTGGGAATGAAAGCGAGTAGCCCCGCGAAAAGCAAATGGTTGCCGGTCACCTTTATGCGATCGGGCCAGGATTTGATAGGGGTCGAACGTCTGAGGCCAAGATCTGATGATCAATTCGCTTGATCTGTCGCGCCCAAGATCGCAAGTCATGGTTACCACGGCGAATGAGGCGGCAGGAAGGAGCAGACCATGCAGGAGTTTTCGGCGCGCGGGGTGCGCATCGCCTTTATCGACGAAGCGCCGGTGGTAGCCGATCGCGGCGAACCCATCCTCCTTATTCATGGTTTTGCTTCGACCCATGCGATCAATTGGGTGTTTCCGCAATGGGTCAAAACCCTGACGGAAGCCGGGCGCCGGGTCATCGCCTTCGACAATCGCGGCCATGGCCGCAGCGAAAAGTTTTATGATCCTGCCGCTTATCATATCAAGGAGATGTGCGGCGATGCCATAGCCCTGCTCGATCATCTCGGGCTGCAGCAGGTCGATGTCATGGGCTATTCGATGGGTGCGCGGATCACGGCTTATTTGGCCTGGTCGCATCCAGAGCGGGTCCGCTCGGCGATTCTGGCTGGGCTCGGCTATCATCTCGTGGATGGCGCCGGTTTGCCGCTCGGCATAGCCGAAGCGATGGAGGCCCCCTCTTTAGACACACTGACCGATCCAATGCAACGCATGTTTCGCAGCTTCGCGGAAGCAACGAAAAGCGATCTCAAGGCCCTTGCCGCCTGCATCCGGGGGGCCCGCCAGACCATGACCGAGGCACAGCTTGGCGAGATCCGCCAACCCGCCTTGGTCGCTGTTGGGACTACCGATGATGTCGCGGGGGATCCTCACAAGCTTGCCGCTTTGCTGCCGGCAGCCCACGTTCTGCCCATTCCCGGCCGCGACCATAATAGGGCAGTGGGAGATCCCGTTTATAAAAAGGGAGTGGTCGAATTCTTGCTAAACAGGCCGTAACGAGCGTATGCAGGCGGGAGCCGGTTTGGGCCGGAACTGTTTCAAATCGCGGCACTCCGTCTGTCCGGTCGCAACACTGGACAGATAGGGAGGGCCTCGCGCCTGTCATGATGGCTGAAGTAGAGCAAATGTCCCGAGCCGCGCGTGTTTTGCGGCAAGGAATGGTTGAAGAGGCGGGCGCGAATGACTTTCGCTGGAAAGCTGATGTCGTGTCCGGCGTTTTGAAAATGCATCGAATGCCTTCGAAAGGAAAAATACCTTTCGATTTTGATGCTCGAGGAGATGGTTAAAGTGACCCATGCCTTGCAAGCCACAGCCAAAGCGATGGGCCTCCCCAAGGCCGATCCAATCTATGCCAAGCTGCGGATCGAGGCGGAGGAAACCGTACGGCGAGAACCTGAACTGGCGGGTTTCGTCTTTTCGACCATTCTGAATCAGGACAGTCTCGAGGCGATCATCGTCCATCGGCTGGCGTCTCGTCTTGGCCATCCGGACGTGCCGGGCGATCTCATTCGCACGACCTATCTCGACATTCTGGACCAGCAGCCGGCGATCGGCCAAGCGTTTCGGGCAGACATTGCTGCCGTGATCGATCGCGATCCCGCCTGCACGCGGATCATCGAGCCGGTTCTGTTCTTCAAGGGCTTCCACGCGATTCAAATCTATCGGCTCGCTCACGCCCTTTGGGAGGCTGGCCACACGGATTTCGCCCTTTATTTGCAAAGCCGTTCTTCGGAAGTCTTTCAAACCGATATTCATCCCGCCGCAAAAATCGGCAAGGGCATCTTTCTTGATCATGCGACGGGTCTCGTTGTCGGCTCGACGACCGTTATCGATGACGATGTCTCCATGCTGCAGGATGTGACCTTGGGCGGAACGGGCAAGGAAAGCGGCGATCGGCATCCCAAAATCCGTCCTGGCGTGCTGATTGGCGCGGGGGCCAAGATCCTCGGCAATATCGAAATCGGCCGCTGCTCTCGAATCGCAGCAGGGTCGGTGGTCCTGCGCCCGGTGCCCGATCACAAGACCGTGGCGGGCGTCCCGGCGCAGATCGTTGGCGAAGCCGGCTGCGCCGAGCCCTCTCGTTTCATGGATCAGATTCTGGCGGCAACGAGCGGTCAGGACTGACATCGATTTCTGTCAGTTTCTTCGACTCTGAAACGATCGCCCGACTTTCCCTCTCCACATTCCGCGGTTAAACACGAAAACGATCATCGGACGCGCGGGAAGACGACCCTGGCTCTGTCCGATGTCTTTTCATAAAGCTGGAAAGGTTGATCGCGGCGGAGCAGCTTGGCGGCGGCGCCGAGGTTCCGCGTTTCGGAGAGCATCTTGGAAAAATCAGAGCTGCAAAAATTGCAAGGCTTCCTGCGCCAGAGTTTCGGCAATCAGGGCATCAAAGTCACGCAGGCGCGTAAAAATCCCGATGATGCGGATGTCCTGCTTGGCGAGCGGCAGATCGGCGAAATCATGGTCGACGACGAGGATGGCGACCGTTCCTTCGCCTTTGCGATGAAAGTGCCAGTCGAGCGCCCGGTCCTGCAGGATTATCTGCGCCGCTTGTTTGAGAACGATCGGCTTAAAATCATTCCGCGCCCGAAAAAAAATGATTCCGTCGAACTGAATTCGGGTGACGATTTTCTCGGTGTGATCTCCGCCGACGACGCCAAAGGCAAGAGCTTCACCTTTCAGATGGCGATCCTCGATATCGATCTCGACGATTTCTGAAGATCGAGGGCATCAAACCCAAAAGGGAGCACCGCTTTTGGGCTCACTTTGATGCCTCGCGCCTGCACGTCGCTCCGGTGCATTGGTCCGCCCGATGCGCCATCGCCTTCGATAGTCACCGCTCTGTCATGGAATGAGCCGACATCTCCCCTCGGATATGACCGAGGGATGCATGGACTATTTCAGACGATTCACGTTCCTGTTCGCGATACCGGCCTTTGATGCGGACGATCTCGAAGGCGTCCGATTCAATCAGATCGTCGACGAGATCGAGCGCTCCGGTTTCGAAGTCGTCAAGGCCCGCAAGCTCGAAGACGCCGAGATTGCGGTGCAGACCGACGCCGCCATCGGATGCATGGTGGTTGACTGGGGCAAGAAGGGCCTCGAGGGCAAGACGGCCGCGCTGATCAATCTCATGCGCCGCCGTGGCCTCGACTTTCCGATCATCCTCTTGATCCGCCGCAAGCGGTTCGAGGATCTGCCCGTCGAAGTGCTCGACTTCATCGATGGCTATGTCTTTCTCTCGGAAGAGACACCTGCCTTCATCGCCAAGAATCTCATCAGCCGTCTCAAGCAATATGCCGAGACGTTGAAGACGCCATTCTTCGGCGCACTCGTCGATTATGCCCAAGAAGGCAATCAGCTATGGACCTGTCCGGGCCACAATGGGGGCGTGTTCTATGGCCGTAGCCCGATTGGCCGGGTCTTCATGGAGCATCTCGGAGAGGCGGTGTTCCGCGACGACCTCGACAATTCAGTGCTCGATCTTGGCGACCTCTTGACCCACGAAGGGCCGGCTTTGCAGGCCCAAAAGGAAGCCGCCCGGATTTTTGGCGCGGAGAAGACTTATTTCGTCCTCAACGGCACCTCGACCTCCAATAAGGTGGCGCTGTCCGCGCTCGTGACCGACGGCGATCTGGTGTTGTTCGACCGTAACAATCACAAGGCCGCCCATCATGGCGCCTTGATGATCAGCGGCGGCATTCCGGTCTATCTTCCGACGGTGCGTAATGCCTTCGGCTTGATCGGCCCAATGCGCTGGGATGCTTTCGATGAGAAAGCACTGCGCGAGCGTATCCGTACTCATCCGCTGGTCAAGGATGCCGAGGCTTGGCGCCGGCCGCGCCCGTTCCGCGTCGCCGTGGTCGAACAATGCACTTATGATGGCACGATCCACAGCGCCGAGATGATCCTCCAGCGCATCGGACATCTTTGCGATTACATCCTGTTCGATGAGGCCTGGGCTGGCTTCATGAAGTTTCATCCGCTCTATGCAGGGCGTTTTGCCATGGGGCTTTCAGACCTTGGTCCTGACGCCCCCGGTATCATCGCCACCCAGTCGACCCATAAGCAATTGGCCAGCTTCTCGCAGGCCTCGCAGATCCATATCAAGGATCGTCACATCAAGGGGCAAAAGCGCCGTATCGAGCATCGCCGCTTCAACGAGAGCTTCATGCAATATGCGTCGACCTCGCCTTTCTATCCGCTGTTCGCATCGCTGGATGTCGGCGCGCAGATGATGAAGGGGCGTTCGGGTGAGGTGCTATGGGACGATACGATCAGGCTGGGTATTGAGCTCCGCAAGAAGATTCGCGCCATAAAGCGTGAGTTCGAGGAGAAAGAAATACGTCCCGAGCGGCGCTGGTTCTTCGAGTCTTTCGTGCCCGACCGTATCATGATCCCCGATGTGTCCCGCGAGGGCGCGGTGCATGATGTCGCCTGGGAGGCGATCGGGACAGACCAGCTCGCCACCGACCCTCTTTATTGGCAACTCGCGCCGAGTGCCGCCTGGCACGGCTTCGCCGACATGGCGCCGGGCTTTGCCATGACCGACCCCAACAAGCTGACGCTGCTGACGCCTGGCTTCGACCGCGCCACTGGCAATTATGCCGAACATGGCATCCCAGCCCCGGTTGTCGCCCAATATTTGCGCGAGAATCGCATTGTCGCGGAAAAGAATGACCTCAACTCGCTGCTCTTCCTGCTGACGCCTGGAGTGGAGGCCAGCAAGGCCGGCACGCTGGTTAGCGGGCTCGTCGCTTTCAAGAAACTGCATGATGATAATGTGCTGCTGGAAGAAGCCATTCCCGAATTCTACCGGAGAAGGCCGGCACGTTATGCCGGGGAGCGCCTGCGCGATCTCTGCGCGGACATGCATCGTTTCTTCCGCGACGCGGATGTCAGCGCTTTGCAGGCGAAGCAGTTTTCGCCTGACCATCTGCCGGAGATCGCCTTGTCTCCACATGATGCGGCGCGTTGTCTCGTACGCAATGACGTCGATTACCTCCCCATCGATGCCATCTTTGGCCGGATCGCCACAACACCGTTCGTGGTCTATCCGCCTGGGATCGCGACGATCGTGCCGGGTGAGCGTATCACTGAGCGCGCGCAGCCGATGATCGACTATCTCAAAATGTTCGAGGCGAGCTTCAATGCCTTCCCCGGCTTCGAGGTGGAGATTCAAGGCGTTTATCGCGAGGTGGATGCTGGCGGCCGCGTCCGGCTTTACACTTACGTGGTCTCCGAATAGGAGAGCATGTTCCAAGACGCATGCTTCATGAGACTTGGTGTGATACCAACGGTCATAATCAATGACCGTTGGACCGCTCTTGAATTTTCGCTCTCGCTTTGAAAAAGCGAAAATTCAAGAAAGGAACCAAAGGTCGTTATTCACGACCTTTGGTATGAGAGTGGATAAACCTGACACTTGGTTCGCAAGTGTCAGGATCATTTATCTATAAAATTAAGAATGCGCGGGCCGAGTCATAGATGGAGAATGAACAAGCTGTCGTCATCCGGCCATCACAGGACAAAGATGTCGAGGCCATGCTGGAGATCTACCGCCGGCACATCCGGCGCGGCATCGAAGAAGGAGTCGACGACAGCGGCACGCCCCAACCTGACGATCTCCGCGATCGGCGCAAGAACCTGCGCAACCGTCGTTTCCCGCATCTGGTAGCAATGCTGGGCGGCGAGGTCATTGGCTATGCTTATGTCGTGCTGTTCCGCAAGCGGCCGGCCTATCGTTATACGGTCAAGCATTCGATTTATGTTCACCATGAACATCTCGGCCAAGGCATAGGGCGGCTGCTCATGCAGGGGTTGATTGACGCCTGTGCGGCAGCCGGGTTCCGGCAAATGATCGGCTATATTGATGCCGATAATGCAGCCTCGCTTGGACTTCATGAGACGTTCGGTTTTTCACGAGTCGGCGTCCTCCCAAGTGTCGCCTATCGATACGGCCACTGGGCTGACACCATCATGGTGCAACGCTCATTGGGCGCCGGTTCCACGGCCCCGCCGCCGCCCACGCCTCTCTCCAGCCCGTGAGGGCGATTGATACCAAGTAGAGGCGAAAACATCGCATCGTGTTTCTAGGCCAAGGCATCCTGGCGGCCGCCGGGATAGACCCGCAAATGGCCGTATTGGCGGACGAGATGGCCACCGAGAGAGAAGACGCTCGCTTTTTGTAACGGCTTGGCGCGTGCTTGCTCTGCTTCGTGTTGGCTTTCTATTTCCTGATTCTGCGCGGTTTTTTCCTGAACCTGCCGCAGCCCGCGCAAGACGAGACGTTCGACCGGCAGAAGGCCGAGCCAGGCGGGGTGGTCAAAACCGGCGAGGCATCCAAGAATACGCGATCGCGTCATATCCTCATGCCAGAGCGGCAGCAGCAGAAGCTCGAACGCGCTCTCCGCATAACCTTGTGGCGCGGCATTGATCCTCGCGACAATCGGACAGGCATGATCGACGATCCTGGGCAATAAGGTTGCCATGCTGGCGGCTTCCTTGTCGCGCCAGAGGCCGATGAAGGATCGTCCCTTCAGTTCCCTATCGAAGAGAGCGTTGATCCTGGCGCCGGAAAGGCGAAAGGGAAAAGCTGCCTGCGCATCCATTTCCAATATGAATGTATAGGCGAGAATAGAGCGGATTTCCGCGGGATCGATCTCGGAACGTTCCGGCGCCGGACGATCGCGCCGTAATTGATTCCAATAAGAATATAAATGCTGACTCGCAGCATGTCTCATCATGGCCTCCTGAACCAAAATGAGCTTGGCCCGCCGGCCAATGTTCAAATTTGGCACGTATTTGATCTAAATCCGGGGATTTCTCGGGATGGCAGCAGTGGATGTGCCAGTCCAGCGCCGCATCCCTCTCGTCATGGCCGCCGTCGCACATGAAAAGATCGCGAAAATCCGGAGGATTTTCGCGATCTTGGACGTTCTAGCTTGACGTTAGGTTAAGCGGCTCCAGGTGACGCTGATAATATCGAAGGCCATTGTCCTGACTGATCATATGAAGACGAAGAGACTGATCAGCCCCGCAGACTGGCCTTGGCTCTTTGCCACCAGCCGGAGCGTTTGGGTTGCGGCGGACCGCTTTCCTCAACGGGGGGCGTGATCGAGGCCGTTTCCGCTTCCGCTTCGACGGGCACAAGCGCCGTGCTCCCTTGCTCGGGCACGATCATGGGCAAGGCCACCGGAGCAACCGGGACGCTTTCCACAATATGCGGTTCCTCTGGTGCAGCCGGGGATAGCACGGGGGCAAAATCTTCGGCGTGGCTCAGCTCCACAGGTTGAGATGGAGCCAAGTGTTCAGCTTCGGCACCTGTTGATGGAAGCGAGCTTTCTGGCTCAAAAGGTTCCTGCGAAATCGCCGTCTCTGTCGCTGAACCTGCCGATGACTCGGCCGCTTCCGCATTGGCCCGTCTTGGTCCGCGTGAGCGGGAACGGCGCGGCCTGCGGTTCGGCGCGGGGGCTATGTCCTCGCCCTTTGCCTCCACGGTCTCCGCACCTTCGGTTTCCTCGTCGCGAGTTTCCTCTGCTTCGCTCGCTGTGAAGGCCGCGGCGTTTTCGTCATCCGCAGCGGCATAAGGCGACATGCCTGCGATCAGGCCCAAGGCATCATCGGACGGTTGCGGTGCATTGGCGGCAATGCCTGACCCTTCCCGGTCGCTGCCACGCCCGCCACGGCGGCGCTTGCGACGGCGACGGCGAGCGCGGCCATCGGCCTCCGTTTCACCCTCGGCTTCGGCGGTGGCTTCCTCGTCCTCGTTCGAACCCTCATCCGAACCGGAGACGGGTTCCAGCTCCTCGGCCTCCATTTCGATCTCTTCTTCCTCGTCGAGAGGGAAGATATCGGCCGGTCCGATAGCTGTTTCCCGCACGGGCAGCTTGGTGCCGCTGGCGAGTTCGCCGCGTTCCAAAGCGTGATAGGTCATTCCGGTCAGGCTCTCGTCCGCCGCGACCGTGATGCTCACTCCGAAACGTTGCTCCAATTCGCGCAGATTCGTGCGTTTCTGATTGAGGATATAGAGCGCGATGACCGTGCGCGTCTTGACGGTAATGTCATAGGCGGCATTCTTGATCAGCGCATCCTCGAGCAGCCGCAGCACATGCAGGGCGATCGAGCTGGTTGAACGCACCATGCCGGCGCCGAGGCAATGCGGACATATAACGGTCGAGCCCTCGAAAACGCCGGTGCGGATGCGCTGGCGTGACATTTCGAGCAGGCCGAAATGCGAGATGCGTCCGACCTGAATACGGGCGCGATCGTTCTTGAGGGCTTCCTTCAACCGGCGTTCCACCGCGCGATTGTTGCGGCCTTCCTCCATGTCGATGAAATCGGCAACGATGAGACCGGCGAGATCGCGCAGGCGCAATTGCCGGGCGATTTCATCGGCAGCCTCGAGATTGGTGCGGACGGCCGTGTCCTCGATATTATGTTCGCGCGTCGAGCGGCCGGAATTGACGTCGATCGCGACAAGCGCCTCGGTCTGGTTGATGACGAGATAACCGCCCGACCGCAAGGTGACCTGGTTCGAGAACATGGCGTCGAGCTGAGCCTCGGCACCTGCCTTGGCAAAGATCGGTTGCGGATCGCGATAGAGCTGGACGCTTTTGGCATGGCTCGGCATGAGCATGCGCATGAAGTCCTTGGCCTCGCGATAGCCAGCCTCGCCCGAGACGATGATTTCGTCGATATCCTTATTGTAGAGATCGCGGATGGCGCGCTTGATCAGCGATCCTTCTTCATAGACGAGGGTCGGGGCCGTGGATTTCAAGGTCATTTCGCGCACGGTTTCCCACATGCGCAGGAGATATTCGAAATCGCGCTTGACCTCGGCCTTGGTGCGCGCGGCGCCAGCCGTGCGCAGGATGACGCCCATGCCTTCCGGCACTTCGAGTTCCTGGGCGATGGCCTTCAGCCGCTGCCGGTCGCCCGCATCGGTGATCTTGCGGGAAATGCCGCCGCCACGGGCCGTATTCGGCATCAGGACGGAATAGCGTCCGGCGAGCGAAAGATAAGTGGTTAGCGCGGCGCCTTTGTTGCCACGTTCTTCCTTCACCACCTGGACGAGAAGGATCTGGCGCCGCTTGATGACCTCTTGAATCTTATATTGCCGGCGATAGCGGGGGGCGCGATGCATGGCTTCTTCCATGGCATCGCTGTCGCCGCCGATCTGCTCGACCTGCTCGTCTTCTTCCTCGGTCTCGTCCCCTTCATCTCCCTCGTCGTCATTGAAATCGTTGCCGAAATCATCGCGTGTCGGAATTGCTTCCGGGGCGGCCACAGCCGTGCCGGCCAATTCCGTTGCGTTGAAGGGGAGCTCCTCCGAAGGCGCTTCGTCGTTCTCGTCGCTTGAGACTTCCCGCTGCTCGTGGCGCGTGAAATCGGCGGGCTCCTCCTCGCTTGCCGGGAAGCTCGATTGGAAGCTCGGTTGTAACTCCTCCGCAGTGGTTTCGTGGGGCGGGAAGAGAAAGGGTTCGTCCGCCTGCGTCTCGTCGGCGTCCGGTGTCTCTACCGCTCCGTTCTCGAAATGGGGAAAATGATCCGTTGAATCCGCCGTGTAAAAGGCTTGCGGTTCGTCGGTCATTTCCGCCTGGTCGGGCGCGGGTTCAACCGCTTCGGGCAAGACGGGGGATAGGGCCAGCACGTCGTCTTCATTGCGCCGTTTCTCGGCGGCGCGCTGGCCGTTGCGGTCACCGCGGCGATAGCGCCGGCTGCGGCGTGGAGCCTGTGGCTCCTCATCTTCTTCGTGTTGGGCGCGTGCCTCTTCTTCGATCAAAGCCTGACGGTCGACGACAGGAATCTGATAATAATCCGGGTGGATTTCGGAAAAGGCCAGGAAGCCATGGCGATTGCCGCCATAGTCGACGAAAGCGGCCTGCAGGGACGGCTCGACCCGGGTGACTTTGGCAAGATAGATATTGCCGCGAAGCTGTTTTTTACTGGCGGATTCGAAATCGAATTCCTCGACGCGATTACCACGCAGAACCACCACCCGGGTCTCTTCCGGATGGGAGGCATCGATAAGCATTTTGTTGGCCATGGGAAACTCGTTCGGGCATGACGCGCGGGCGCCTAGGCCGCTGAACACCTTGGTCTCGATCGGCTTGAGGCTGATCGATTGTGTGGAAAATCGGCTTGAAGGAAGAGGGACTTGCCGAGCCGAGCGGAGCCTTGTGAGGCAAACCGTGGCTGATCTGGCCGTTGAAGGGCCGGGCAAGTCTTGTCCGGGCAAGCGTCACGTAACCACGAAATATTCCGCTAGGGACTATCCCGCCAAGGGTCATCCGACTGGGTGCCGTCCGCCGCGTGGTTTTGGGGGCGAGGCTCATGAGCAGAGCCGGCCGGATCCTTTCCGGGCGGGGCCGCCGGGCTTCCGGCGTATCATGCGTTGGATGGGAAAAAACTAAGGGTTTGAGAGCAAGGGAACCGAGAAGGTGAAACTCGAGAGTCGCAATGCGTGGGAAGACCGCTGTCTCCCCTTTTGAGGTCGAGAAGAAATGTGGCGCGAGGAACGGCAGCCGAGAGATCGGCTGCATGGCCTTTTGCTGATTGGTCCGGGTCGATAAATTACCCCGCACGGGTCAGACCATATTCTCGCTAGGTTGCACGAGGATTCCGAGGAATCCGGTTCCGCCCAGTTCAACGGGCATGTCGTAAGCACGCGGTTGCAGCTTTTAAGTCCTCGATCTGCTTGGATGCGTCGAGGCCACGCCGCATTCGCGGGCTGAAGCTGTGAGGCGCCTGCGGATAGGAAGACCGCGCGCCCTCTGTGCGAACTGGTTCACTTATTCATATCGAGGATATCAGGGGTTTGGCAAGCTTCTGGCATGAATCCGCGTTTTTTTGATCGTTTTTTCCAGCATTGAATTGGTGATAAGTCATTAACCACACAACATTTATGCTGGCACCGGCAAGTTTGGGCAAATTGGATCGTTTTCATAGGGCATCATTTTCGAATACGCTCGAATCTTTTCAGAGAAAAGGCAAGGATTCAAGAGGATAAGAGTTAGATACGAGGACAAGGGGAAGCGGAGCTGGGGCCGAACGGTATTGATTCGAAAGCGATGATTCGGACCGGGCCGCGAACTTTCCTGTTCCTTGGGAACGGTCTTTGGAGAACCCAGCTTGGGCAAGCCGGAAGGATGGGGATTGGGTTGTCTGGGGTGCGCGGGCCGATGATGTTTTGGGACTGGAATGGCCATCCAGTGCGGGCTTCGCTGGATCGATTCTTCTCTTTGCTTCAGGGCTTTTCCAAGCCGGGCAGGGCGTGGGCAGCGTGGCTTTTTTTCATTTTCATGAGCCCGGTTTCTTCGTTTGCCGCCGAACAGGCGCCGGTTCAGGCCTCGGCGGCATGGCTCGAAACGCGTGGCGAGGGAAGCCGGCTTGTCTTTGATCTTTCCGCTCCGGTCGAGGTCAAGGCCATGGTGCTTTCCGCGCCTGATCGTGTGGTCATCGATCTGCCCGCCGTCGATTTCATGTTCGCGCCACCCACTTTCGCGCCTGCCCCTGCGGCACTGGCTCGTCATCGCCGGGGGCGCCATGCTTCCACCGCGCAGACTGTGGCCCCGAGCGGGCTCATTGCGGCTTATCGTTTCGGCTCTTTCGCACCCGGCCGATCGCGCATCGTCATCGATCTCAAGGAGCCAGCTCGCGTGATCCGAGCGGGCATGGAAGCCGCTCAAGACACTTCATCGTCTGGCCGGGCGCGCCTCGTCATTGTCCTGGCCGCGACCGATCGGGCGAGTTTTCGGGCGGCGGCGCAAAATGGCCGGCAGGAAGTCGCGCTGGCATCCGCTCAGGCCCCGGCGGCTTTGCCGGACAATGCGCCTATGATTGCGCCGAAGCCGGGACCCAATGTGGATCGGCCTGTCATTGTCATCGATCCGGGCCACGGCGGCGTCGATAGCGGAGCGATGGCGGGTACGCTCGTCGAAAAAAACCTTGTGCGGGATTTTGCCAAAAGCCTGGCCGATAAGCTTAACGCTAGCCGGCGCTATCAGATTATCATGACGCGGGAGGATGATATTTTCATTCCCCTCGGAGAGCGGGTCAAGATTGCCCAGGCTCATCATGCCGATCTGTTCATTTCGATCCACGCCGATATTCTTTCAGAGACGGCGGATGTCGGTGGTGCCACCGTCTACACGGTTTCGGACAAGGCCTCGGATGCCGAGGCCGCACGTCTCGCCGATAAGGAAAACCAGGCGGATCTTGTCGGCGGTCTCGAAAGTAAGGAAGAAACGCCGGAAATTACCGATATTCTATTCGATTTGACGCGGCGCGAGACGAGAGCCTACAGCCATGTTTTCGCGAGGACTTTAGTCGATTACTGGAAAGTCGTCGGCCGGCTCAACAAAAACCCTCAGCGCTCGGCGGGTTTTCG contains:
- a CDS encoding Rne/Rng family ribonuclease — encoded protein: MANKMLIDASHPEETRVVVLRGNRVEEFDFESASKKQLRGNIYLAKVTRVEPSLQAAFVDYGGNRHGFLAFSEIHPDYYQIPVVDRQALIEEEARAQHEEDEEPQAPRRSRRYRRGDRNGQRAAEKRRNEDDVLALSPVLPEAVEPAPDQAEMTDEPQAFYTADSTDHFPHFENGAVETPDADETQADEPFLFPPHETTAEELQPSFQSSFPASEEEPADFTRHEQREVSSDENDEAPSEELPFNATELAGTAVAAPEAIPTRDDFGNDFNDDEGDEGDETEEEDEQVEQIGGDSDAMEEAMHRAPRYRRQYKIQEVIKRRQILLVQVVKEERGNKGAALTTYLSLAGRYSVLMPNTARGGGISRKITDAGDRQRLKAIAQELEVPEGMGVILRTAGAARTKAEVKRDFEYLLRMWETVREMTLKSTAPTLVYEEGSLIKRAIRDLYNKDIDEIIVSGEAGYREAKDFMRMLMPSHAKSVQLYRDPQPIFAKAGAEAQLDAMFSNQVTLRSGGYLVINQTEALVAIDVNSGRSTREHNIEDTAVRTNLEAADEIARQLRLRDLAGLIVADFIDMEEGRNNRAVERRLKEALKNDRARIQVGRISHFGLLEMSRQRIRTGVFEGSTVICPHCLGAGMVRSTSSIALHVLRLLEDALIKNAAYDITVKTRTVIALYILNQKRTNLRELEQRFGVSITVAADESLTGMTYHALERGELASGTKLPVRETAIGPADIFPLDEEEEIEMEAEELEPVSGSDEGSNEDEEATAEAEGETEADGRARRRRRKRRRGGRGSDREGSGIAANAPQPSDDALGLIAGMSPYAAADDENAAAFTASEAEETRDEETEGAETVEAKGEDIAPAPNRRPRRSRSRGPRRANAEAAESSAGSATETAISQEPFEPESSLPSTGAEAEHLAPSQPVELSHAEDFAPVLSPAAPEEPHIVESVPVAPVALPMIVPEQGSTALVPVEAEAETASITPPVEESGPPQPKRSGWWQRAKASLRG
- a CDS encoding N-acetylmuramoyl-L-alanine amidase yields the protein MSPVSSFAAEQAPVQASAAWLETRGEGSRLVFDLSAPVEVKAMVLSAPDRVVIDLPAVDFMFAPPTFAPAPAALARHRRGRHASTAQTVAPSGLIAAYRFGSFAPGRSRIVIDLKEPARVIRAGMEAAQDTSSSGRARLVIVLAATDRASFRAAAQNGRQEVALASAQAPAALPDNAPMIAPKPGPNVDRPVIVIDPGHGGVDSGAMAGTLVEKNLVRDFAKSLADKLNASRRYQIIMTREDDIFIPLGERVKIAQAHHADLFISIHADILSETADVGGATVYTVSDKASDAEAARLADKENQADLVGGLESKEETPEITDILFDLTRRETRAYSHVFARTLVDYWKVVGRLNKNPQRSAGFRVLKAPDVPSVLLELGYLSNENDHAALASPEWRGKVVTKVAEAVDRFFAARGPTQVQGQFPGPGQFQGETQARARGHDSASILRGTATTDLAHDAH